One genomic window of Solanum dulcamara chromosome 12, daSolDulc1.2, whole genome shotgun sequence includes the following:
- the LOC129876366 gene encoding two-component response regulator ARR9, which produces MGMAAAESQFHVLAVDDSVIDRKLIERLLKTSACQVTTVDSGSKALEFLGLQEHDKNQTNQPCVSLDNHQEAEINLIITDYCMPGMTGYDLLKKIKESSSLRNIPVVIMSSENVPSRISRCLEEGAEEFFLKPVRLSDVNKLRPHMMKTKCKSPKLEQPDVPPEVPQTESDNIVQQQQQQQQKSQANSDNNKKRKAIEENLSPDRTRPRFNSLTAI; this is translated from the exons ATGGGAATGGCAGCTGCTGAGTCTCAGTTTCATGTTTTAGCTGTTGATGACAGTGTTATTGACAGGAAACTCATTGAGAGGCTATTAAAAACCTCTGCTTGTCAag TTACAACAGTAGATTCTGGAAGTAAAGCTTTAGAATTTCTTGGTTTACAAGAACATGACAAGAATCAAACAAATCAGCCTTGTGTTTCTCTTGATAACCATCAG GAAGCTGAAATCAATCTTATTATCACAGATTACTGTATGCCTGGGATGACAGGCTATGATTTGCTCAAGAAAATTAAG GAATCTTCATCTCTGAGAAACATACCAGTGGTCATTATGTCATCTGAAAATGTTCCTTCTAGAATCAGTAG ATGCTTAGAAGAAGGGGCAGAAGAATTTTTCTTGAAGCCAGTGAGATTATCAGATGTTAATAaacttagacctcatatgatgAAAACCAAATGTAAAAGCCCCAAACTAGAACAACCCGATGTTCCACCAGAAGTACCACAAACAGAATCAGACAAcatagtacaacaacaacaacaacaacaacagaaaTCACAAGCCAATAGTGACAACAACAAGAAGAGAAAGGCCATAGAAGAAAATCTATCACCTGACAGAACAAGACCAAGATTCAATAGCCTTACTGCGATCTAA